The Leadbettera azotonutricia ZAS-9 genome has a window encoding:
- the greA gene encoding transcription elongation factor GreA, giving the protein MSEVEAVETEAKSLHPLLKNVQEMLTEEKFTRATLSNYSTTQFKELDSILNETREAAIFDDLKNLCEDHLVHTKNSIIALYFAGMVSLSRQIIDDSAMINLVTIFVDNHKWNIVKYLCEGILEIGESKFALRTLADCYKNENNEEAIYSTWVRLVKVDYEEADLAKALAEHYEKLGDIENAVDYYKKALHRYIVKALFSNIKEIWEKLLQYCPEDTEFFLHVQKRIAKNISDDKAVLLLRDVYDFCVKRDDINTAITVLKIILGYDNDDKQARKDITECFRKKYAGHSQLEAYVRVSSLAQGPRNVIEAVADFEKHIAFDKGNFVYHRTWGVGRIANVKGDDILIDFAKKRKHSMSLKMAVDSLQTLSKDHIWVLRATTKKEVINGELHDELHDKVKKDYAWALMTVIKSFGNSCDIKRIKAELVPSVLSPGEWTTWSAKAREEFKSNSSFGVSPENIDLFTVRDRPISMDEKLHNEFKAERNFFDRAQTIRAFTEQKDPELDSEYFTEMFAYFTGYLKSYNQVNEQVVASYLLVKDLVSQYPHLGAGLKMSFTEIFEGIDDPNELYTNLKDVKLKEDFLRQIQLFIPGWAGIFIKLFPHYPLHSIIVNLQKEGYSDKLTSLTLACFDNYREYREAVVWLYKNSSQEDWYKKANISFEKQLITLIHILNVTYREIENRRDTTENRKINKQVYTILFKEGVINHYIDEADPDTIIRFYTFINDVKDLDPAEKMSLRNRILGKHPDFKFFGDDEKKVVPLGFIVTRAMYQEKQRELQKILEEELPANSKELEEAKLHGDLKENAEHDEAKRRQAMLNASVAKLSEDIERAQIFEPSMVNTARVSFGTKVVLQNHTAGKEEVYTIFGQWESDPDKRIISYLSPFGAAIWDKGVGDKMDIVRDNEKISYQVISISSAF; this is encoded by the coding sequence ATGTCTGAAGTTGAAGCAGTAGAAACAGAAGCGAAAAGCTTACACCCCCTCCTTAAGAATGTGCAGGAAATGCTGACCGAAGAGAAGTTTACCCGTGCTACCCTCAGCAATTACTCTACCACCCAGTTCAAGGAACTCGATTCTATTCTGAATGAAACCAGGGAAGCGGCGATTTTTGACGATTTAAAAAATCTCTGCGAAGATCATCTGGTGCATACCAAGAATAGCATTATCGCTCTCTACTTTGCGGGAATGGTATCCTTGTCGCGCCAGATCATCGACGATTCGGCCATGATAAACCTGGTAACCATTTTTGTGGACAACCACAAGTGGAACATTGTAAAATACCTCTGCGAAGGGATACTCGAAATAGGCGAATCCAAATTCGCCCTCCGTACCCTGGCGGACTGCTATAAAAACGAGAATAACGAAGAAGCCATTTACAGTACATGGGTGCGCCTGGTGAAGGTGGATTATGAAGAAGCCGATCTTGCCAAGGCCCTGGCCGAGCATTACGAAAAGCTTGGGGATATCGAGAATGCGGTTGACTATTACAAAAAAGCCCTGCACCGGTACATTGTAAAGGCGCTTTTCAGCAACATCAAAGAAATTTGGGAAAAGCTTCTGCAGTATTGCCCGGAAGATACGGAATTTTTTCTCCATGTGCAGAAGCGCATAGCCAAAAACATCAGCGATGACAAGGCAGTGCTTCTCCTGAGGGATGTGTACGATTTCTGCGTAAAGCGGGATGATATCAATACGGCAATAACGGTTTTGAAAATCATTCTTGGGTACGACAATGACGATAAACAGGCCCGCAAGGATATTACCGAATGTTTCAGGAAAAAATACGCCGGCCACAGCCAGCTTGAAGCCTATGTACGGGTCTCCAGCCTTGCCCAGGGGCCGAGGAACGTGATAGAGGCAGTGGCGGACTTTGAGAAACACATCGCCTTCGACAAGGGCAACTTTGTGTACCACCGCACCTGGGGCGTGGGCCGCATAGCCAATGTCAAAGGGGACGACATACTCATTGATTTCGCCAAAAAGCGCAAGCATTCCATGTCCTTGAAGATGGCTGTAGATTCCCTCCAGACCCTTTCAAAAGATCATATTTGGGTGCTAAGGGCAACAACAAAAAAAGAAGTGATCAACGGCGAGCTTCATGACGAGCTTCATGACAAAGTAAAAAAAGATTACGCATGGGCTCTTATGACGGTAATAAAAAGTTTTGGCAATTCCTGCGATATAAAGCGCATCAAGGCTGAACTGGTTCCTTCGGTTCTTTCTCCGGGTGAATGGACTACATGGAGCGCCAAAGCCAGGGAAGAATTCAAGTCCAATTCTTCATTCGGCGTCAGCCCCGAAAACATCGACCTTTTTACGGTACGCGACAGGCCCATCAGCATGGATGAAAAACTCCACAACGAATTCAAGGCTGAGCGCAATTTCTTTGACCGCGCCCAGACCATACGCGCCTTCACAGAGCAGAAAGATCCGGAGCTTGATTCGGAATACTTTACCGAGATGTTTGCTTATTTTACGGGCTATCTTAAATCCTATAATCAGGTGAACGAACAGGTCGTGGCGTCCTATTTGCTGGTAAAAGATCTGGTAAGCCAATACCCCCACCTTGGCGCAGGGCTTAAAATGAGCTTTACCGAGATCTTTGAAGGCATAGACGATCCTAACGAACTCTACACCAATCTCAAGGATGTGAAGCTGAAGGAAGATTTTCTCAGGCAGATACAGCTTTTCATCCCCGGCTGGGCGGGTATTTTCATCAAGCTCTTTCCCCATTATCCCCTTCATTCCATCATTGTTAATCTGCAAAAGGAAGGGTACAGCGACAAGCTTACTTCTCTTACCCTTGCCTGTTTTGACAACTACCGGGAATACCGGGAAGCGGTGGTTTGGCTCTATAAAAATTCGAGCCAGGAGGACTGGTACAAAAAGGCGAATATTTCCTTCGAAAAGCAGCTTATCACCCTGATACATATTCTTAATGTTACGTACAGGGAAATTGAAAACCGCAGGGATACTACAGAGAACCGCAAAATCAACAAACAGGTTTACACGATCCTCTTTAAAGAGGGTGTTATCAATCATTATATTGACGAGGCTGATCCCGATACAATTATCCGGTTCTATACATTCATTAACGATGTCAAGGATCTTGATCCCGCAGAGAAGATGAGCCTTAGGAACCGAATCCTGGGCAAGCACCCCGACTTTAAATTTTTCGGCGATGACGAAAAGAAGGTCGTTCCCCTGGGTTTCATTGTTACCCGGGCAATGTATCAGGAGAAGCAAAGAGAGCTTCAGAAGATACTCGAAGAAGAATTGCCGGCTAACTCAAAGGAACTGGAAGAGGCCAAGCTCCACGGCGACTTAAAGGAAAATGCCGAACACGACGAGGCCAAGCGGAGACAGGCCATGCTCAATGCAAGCGTTGCAAAGCTCAGCGAAGATATCGAACGGGCCCAGATTTTCGAGCCTTCCATGGTAAATACCGCAAGGGTGTCTTTCGGCACCAAGGTAGTCCTTCAGAACCACACTGCCGGAAAGGAAGAGGTCTATACGATATTCGGGCAATGGGAATCGGATCCTGACAAGAGGATCATTTCTTATCTCTCGCCATTTGGCGCGGCTATTTGGGATAAGGGTGTGGGTGATAAAATGGATATTGTCCGGGACAATGAGAAAATTTCTTACCAGGTAATTTCCATTAGCTCTGCCTTTTAG
- a CDS encoding tetratricopeptide repeat protein, whose product MSGETTIEGLLQKAYNSLKDAGADTALRFLQEALKEDYEHQEVLFALKCLTWWLDKLKRLEDFRSPYEKGGYILAQWKIFQVFQERISEAAGSSFDSCQFAVRHYVFSLALSSFGEALGESQQDPEVMLQVGRCYKGVGNYEEAVKYLELAARAKREDSGALAEMADTKALLGDSRAAKVLFREAFFLNPQGIDLQSMESEMILRLKEKTAELGYGGQELAEWIPVYGCLWGVFSIKRELKPVELGGLKQSILTLENDLRGSSDAGILKPRLINRYFRLIDHYENVRDNSEAVEETMLKIKFIDPAIYEQYRN is encoded by the coding sequence ATGAGCGGGGAAACAACTATCGAAGGGCTCCTTCAAAAAGCCTACAACAGCCTGAAAGACGCAGGGGCGGACACAGCCCTCCGGTTCCTTCAGGAAGCCTTGAAGGAGGACTATGAGCATCAGGAAGTCCTCTTCGCCCTTAAGTGTTTGACTTGGTGGCTTGACAAGCTCAAGAGGCTTGAAGATTTTCGCAGCCCCTATGAAAAAGGCGGGTACATTTTGGCCCAGTGGAAGATCTTTCAGGTGTTTCAGGAACGCATAAGCGAAGCCGCCGGAAGCTCTTTCGATTCCTGCCAGTTCGCTGTGCGGCATTATGTTTTTTCCCTGGCCCTCTCTTCATTTGGAGAGGCTTTGGGCGAGAGTCAGCAGGACCCTGAAGTCATGCTTCAGGTTGGGCGCTGCTACAAGGGGGTTGGGAATTACGAGGAGGCGGTGAAGTACCTGGAGCTGGCAGCCCGCGCAAAGCGGGAAGACTCAGGCGCCCTCGCAGAGATGGCTGACACGAAAGCCCTGCTGGGGGATTCCAGGGCAGCCAAGGTGCTTTTCAGGGAAGCCTTCTTTCTGAACCCCCAGGGCATAGATCTCCAGTCCATGGAATCGGAGATGATACTAAGGCTTAAGGAGAAAACAGCGGAGCTTGGCTATGGCGGCCAGGAACTGGCTGAATGGATACCGGTTTATGGCTGCCTGTGGGGCGTTTTTTCCATTAAACGGGAACTTAAACCCGTGGAGCTTGGAGGGCTTAAACAGTCCATCCTGACCCTGGAGAATGATCTCCGGGGCAGTTCCGATGCAGGCATCCTGAAACCCCGGCTCATAAACCGGTATTTCAGGCTTATCGACCATTATGAGAATGTTCGGGATAATTCGGAAGCGGTTGAAGAGACCATGCTGAAGATAAAGTTTATCGATCCGGCCATTTATGAACAGTACCGAAATTAG
- the rpe gene encoding ribulose-phosphate 3-epimerase: protein MKVPVIAPSVLAANFSRLAEAEAAIDASGAEWTHLDVMDGHFVPNLTFGPKMVSDLRPLSSSVFDVHLMVDNPGDFIALFANAGADYITFHIEAAVHAHRLIGAIRDLGKKPGISIVPSTPVSFIEELLPDLDLVLVMTVNPGFGGQALIPGCLEKAKSLARIRDERGLSFLISVDGGINAKTAEKAREAGVDVMVAGEAFFKAQDKKALVALLKGCTP, encoded by the coding sequence ATGAAGGTACCCGTCATAGCCCCTTCGGTTTTGGCCGCAAATTTTTCCCGCCTGGCAGAAGCAGAGGCTGCAATTGATGCTTCGGGCGCAGAATGGACCCATCTGGATGTGATGGACGGGCATTTTGTGCCCAATTTGACCTTTGGCCCAAAAATGGTATCCGACCTGCGGCCTTTGAGCAGCTCGGTATTCGATGTCCATCTCATGGTGGACAATCCCGGTGATTTCATAGCCCTCTTTGCCAATGCGGGGGCCGATTACATCACTTTTCATATTGAAGCAGCGGTTCATGCCCACAGGCTGATCGGCGCCATACGGGATCTGGGGAAAAAGCCCGGCATCAGCATAGTGCCTTCCACCCCGGTTTCCTTTATCGAAGAGCTGCTTCCGGATCTGGATCTTGTACTGGTCATGACAGTGAACCCCGGTTTCGGCGGCCAGGCCCTTATCCCAGGCTGCCTTGAAAAAGCGAAAAGCCTTGCCCGCATAAGGGACGAGAGGGGGCTTTCGTTCCTCATCTCCGTGGACGGAGGGATAAACGCGAAAACCGCGGAAAAAGCCAGGGAGGCGGGGGTTGATGTCATGGTGGCCGGGGAGGCATTCTTCAAAGCCCAGGACAAAAAGGCTCTAGTCGCCCTTCTCAAGGGCTGTACCCCATGA
- a CDS encoding tetratricopeptide repeat protein has product MVIHKTPILAFILAASLALCAFSQAQDANSLIERLQGGIDLYSQGRWREAVGELRRVQANASTRTQKAEALYWISLSELSAGEYEAALRDMEAMEALDQANRRISELAYHKGRVYYYLGRYDEAIVLLKNYSDGIPSKPDGSYAPQNASKRASALYWVGECLYSLGLLDKANEVFLLITEEFPRSPKYEASSYRIALINQKRVEAELLGLLKWSHEESLKTMEEYQRREHAYDQALIAYQKRIADMLKDTRLSDLENENAQFRKELAFAQERISGLERDLQLALAGFDPDASRDKKARLEAMRDQASSLINEISSAGRSGR; this is encoded by the coding sequence ATGGTAATACATAAAACCCCTATTCTAGCCTTCATTCTTGCCGCTTCCCTGGCTTTGTGCGCCTTTTCCCAGGCCCAGGATGCAAACTCCCTGATTGAACGGCTTCAGGGGGGCATAGATCTTTACAGCCAGGGCAGATGGCGCGAAGCTGTCGGGGAACTGCGCAGAGTCCAGGCAAACGCGTCCACCAGGACCCAGAAAGCCGAAGCCCTCTATTGGATAAGCCTCTCGGAGCTTTCGGCTGGGGAATATGAGGCTGCCTTGCGGGATATGGAAGCCATGGAAGCTTTGGATCAGGCAAACCGCCGCATAAGCGAACTTGCCTACCATAAGGGAAGGGTCTACTACTACCTTGGCCGCTATGACGAAGCAATCGTGCTCCTCAAAAACTACAGCGATGGGATCCCTTCAAAGCCTGACGGCAGCTATGCCCCGCAGAATGCCTCCAAAAGAGCTTCGGCCCTTTATTGGGTTGGGGAGTGCCTCTATTCCCTGGGCCTTCTGGACAAGGCCAACGAAGTCTTCCTTCTTATTACGGAAGAATTTCCCCGGAGCCCCAAATATGAGGCTTCTTCTTACCGCATTGCCCTGATCAACCAAAAAAGAGTGGAGGCCGAGCTTCTTGGCCTCCTCAAGTGGAGCCACGAAGAATCCCTTAAAACTATGGAAGAGTACCAGCGCCGCGAGCATGCCTATGATCAGGCTCTTATAGCCTACCAGAAACGCATTGCCGACATGCTCAAGGACACGCGGCTTTCGGATTTGGAAAACGAAAACGCCCAGTTCAGAAAGGAACTGGCATTTGCCCAGGAGCGCATTTCGGGCCTGGAACGGGATCTCCAGTTGGCCCTTGCGGGGTTCGACCCGGACGCTTCCCGTGATAAAAAGGCCCGCCTTGAAGCCATGAGAGATCAAGCCTCGAGCCTGATAAACGAAATTTCTTCAGCCGGGAGGTCAGGCAGATGA
- a CDS encoding tetratricopeptide repeat protein → MKSDPLFKANQIAHRGNYDGAIRILEPEVYRYYGSYTYNYLLGISYLYSRVYGMALTYLRLAREIKMREPSVLLGLAALYLNHGDTDRAVDLYLEVQELDEKNPIARKALKIIRRNPGPENMSTWIDSGKLHTLFPPLPKLQKNPGRIIAIAIGIVAVLGLSGGILAKTGVLPFFEKQNQRRALEGIELAKEDQDAPMQVDGSYRYVLTRNQVLDNYNEARRLFTTYRDEAARVNLNRILESNGPEPIKNKARLLISFMETPGFDTMRKLPPSDLFAYSVVIKEPAIYRDCHIIWRGMASNLSQEQTHTSFDFLVGYDTRHILDGIVRVDFDFAIPVNPERPVEILGRVIPILSESGLDIRIQGIALNQAGLLEQAQQP, encoded by the coding sequence ATGAAGAGCGATCCCCTTTTCAAAGCCAATCAAATAGCCCATAGGGGCAATTACGATGGCGCCATACGGATCCTGGAACCCGAGGTTTACCGTTACTACGGTTCTTATACCTATAATTACCTTCTTGGGATTTCCTATCTCTATAGCCGGGTGTACGGCATGGCCCTGACTTATTTGCGCCTTGCCAGGGAAATAAAAATGAGGGAGCCCTCTGTGCTCCTTGGCCTTGCTGCCCTCTACCTGAACCATGGCGATACCGACAGGGCAGTGGACCTCTATCTTGAAGTCCAGGAACTGGATGAAAAAAACCCCATAGCCCGCAAGGCTCTCAAAATAATACGCAGGAACCCAGGCCCTGAAAACATGTCCACCTGGATAGATTCAGGCAAGCTCCACACATTGTTTCCGCCCCTGCCCAAATTACAAAAAAATCCCGGAAGAATAATAGCAATTGCCATCGGCATTGTCGCGGTGCTTGGCCTTTCGGGAGGCATACTTGCCAAGACAGGGGTGTTGCCTTTCTTTGAAAAACAGAACCAGCGCCGTGCCCTGGAAGGCATAGAGCTTGCCAAAGAGGACCAGGATGCCCCTATGCAGGTGGACGGCAGTTACCGCTATGTGCTGACCCGCAATCAGGTTCTGGATAATTACAACGAGGCGCGGCGCCTCTTCACCACTTACCGTGATGAAGCCGCCAGGGTCAACCTTAACCGCATACTCGAATCCAACGGCCCCGAGCCTATCAAGAACAAGGCCCGGCTCCTCATCTCCTTTATGGAAACCCCCGGCTTTGACACCATGCGCAAGCTTCCCCCAAGCGATCTTTTCGCCTACTCGGTGGTCATAAAAGAGCCCGCAATTTACCGGGACTGCCACATCATCTGGAGGGGCATGGCCAGTAATCTTAGCCAGGAGCAGACCCACACCTCCTTTGATTTTCTCGTCGGCTATGACACCCGCCATATCCTGGACGGCATAGTCCGGGTGGATTTCGATTTTGCCATCCCGGTAAACCCCGAGCGTCCTGTCGAAATCCTGGGCCGCGTTATCCCCATCCTGTCGGAAAGCGGTTTGGACATACGCATCCAGGGCATAGCCCTTAACCAGGCCGGGCTTTTGGAGCAGGCTCAGCAGCCATAA
- the dtd gene encoding D-aminoacyl-tRNA deacylase has product MKAVVQRVKNASVSVEGKVSGSITEGLLVYLGVARGDAKADADWMADKVANLRIFEDNQGKMNLSVKEIIHVKVNSHDIQPRFGVLAVSQFTLLADARKGRRPYYGDAADPIEAKALYEYFMDKIMEQGLLCESGVFQAHMEVAYTNDGPVTILLEHPEGKNEQVSED; this is encoded by the coding sequence ATGAAAGCTGTCGTGCAACGGGTAAAGAATGCTTCGGTCTCTGTCGAGGGCAAAGTGTCCGGCTCAATAACAGAGGGCCTCCTGGTCTACCTCGGCGTTGCCAGGGGCGATGCCAAAGCCGATGCCGACTGGATGGCGGACAAAGTGGCAAATCTCCGCATCTTTGAAGACAATCAGGGAAAAATGAACCTGTCTGTCAAAGAAATCATACATGTTAAAGTAAATTCTCACGATATTCAGCCGCGTTTCGGCGTGCTGGCAGTGTCGCAGTTTACCTTGTTGGCAGATGCCCGCAAAGGCAGGCGGCCCTACTACGGCGATGCAGCGGATCCCATCGAAGCCAAGGCGCTCTACGAATATTTTATGGATAAAATAATGGAGCAGGGGCTTTTATGCGAAAGCGGCGTGTTTCAGGCCCACATGGAAGTTGCGTATACCAACGACGGGCCGGTGACGATACTGCTGGAACACCCAGAGGGCAAAAACGAACAGGTCTCTGAGGATTAG
- a CDS encoding metal ABC transporter permease: MGELLAMPFFSRGLIALCATGIAFPVLGIFILNLELIPARFAVMHAALLGAAIALILGFSTTTAAMITSILAGIAIAIVSWRGRVSAGGSLGLIMTVCMGVAFIIFYKGNVHAIEAFNLFWGNILTLTDEDTRLTVITAVVILVFLCAAYKEIHIVLYDRELAWSVGVPAKLVYGGIMLSVCLGIAVAMRITGALLVDAVTILPALAARRIGKSFRALIIFGALFGTGMNLSGFAVSFVFDLPVSSAIIIIGAAALFIIQGIEFWKTHLLQTGKDHGKA, from the coding sequence ATGGGTGAACTCCTTGCCATGCCCTTTTTCTCACGGGGCCTCATCGCCCTCTGCGCCACGGGAATTGCCTTTCCCGTGCTGGGTATTTTTATCCTCAACCTGGAACTTATCCCCGCCCGCTTCGCCGTAATGCACGCGGCCTTGCTGGGGGCTGCCATCGCCCTGATCCTGGGTTTTAGCACAACAACTGCGGCAATGATCACTAGCATACTGGCCGGCATCGCCATTGCCATTGTCAGTTGGCGGGGCCGGGTATCCGCAGGAGGATCGCTGGGGCTCATCATGACGGTCTGCATGGGGGTGGCCTTTATTATTTTCTACAAAGGCAATGTCCACGCCATCGAAGCCTTCAACCTCTTCTGGGGGAATATCCTTACCCTCACCGATGAGGACACCAGGCTTACTGTTATTACCGCTGTTGTTATTCTTGTGTTTCTCTGCGCTGCCTACAAGGAAATACACATAGTACTCTATGATCGAGAACTGGCATGGTCTGTAGGCGTTCCGGCGAAACTGGTGTACGGCGGCATCATGCTTTCGGTGTGTTTAGGCATAGCTGTGGCCATGAGGATCACCGGAGCGCTTTTGGTGGACGCGGTTACCATACTCCCCGCTCTGGCGGCCCGGCGCATCGGCAAAAGTTTCAGGGCCCTTATCATATTTGGCGCCCTCTTCGGAACCGGGATGAACCTTTCGGGCTTTGCAGTTTCTTTCGTTTTTGATTTACCTGTCAGTTCCGCTATAATCATTATCGGGGCTGCGGCTTTGTTCATCATCCAGGGTATTGAATTCTGGAAAACACATTTATTGCAAACAGGGAAAGATCATGGTAAGGCATAA
- a CDS encoding metal ABC transporter ATP-binding protein, producing MIGPIPGFRDLKTEPVIEARNITAGYGRLTVLRDVSLRIEKNSVTAFCGPNGAGKSSFLKLCLGMLRPREGTMSVMGTRPGSLFFRRTLLRIGYVPQNTAGGSLPTTVREAVSMGRYGMAGFCRPLSRLDKDLVDAAMEATGVADLAKRRVQELSGGQTQRVAIARSLAMEPELFMLDEPSSNLDAEGRTDLLRIIRERQEYKHITVLIVSHDEDTIAGCRDMYRFTDGRAEKIFTGQEAING from the coding sequence ATGATTGGCCCCATCCCCGGTTTCCGGGATTTAAAGACGGAACCGGTTATCGAAGCCCGGAATATCACTGCCGGATACGGAAGGCTGACCGTGCTCAGGGATGTTTCCCTCAGGATTGAAAAAAACAGTGTTACTGCGTTCTGCGGCCCCAATGGCGCAGGCAAATCAAGCTTTCTCAAACTCTGCCTTGGCATGCTCAGGCCCAGGGAGGGCACTATGTCCGTCATGGGGACCAGGCCGGGATCGCTCTTTTTCAGGCGGACCCTGCTGCGCATAGGCTATGTGCCCCAGAATACCGCCGGAGGTAGTCTGCCGACCACGGTTCGGGAAGCAGTCTCCATGGGGCGCTACGGCATGGCGGGATTTTGCCGGCCCCTGTCCCGGCTGGACAAGGATTTGGTGGATGCCGCCATGGAAGCTACCGGAGTGGCGGATTTGGCGAAGCGCCGGGTTCAGGAACTTTCGGGCGGACAGACCCAGCGGGTTGCCATTGCCCGATCCCTGGCCATGGAGCCGGAACTCTTCATGCTGGATGAACCCAGCTCCAATCTGGACGCCGAAGGGCGCACGGATTTGCTGCGTATCATCCGTGAGAGGCAGGAATACAAACATATTACTGTCCTCATTGTTTCCCACGACGAGGATACAATTGCAGGATGCAGGGATATGTACCGCTTCACTGACGGCAGGGCAGAAAAAATTTTCACCGGGCAGGAAGCCATCAATGGGTGA
- a CDS encoding metal ABC transporter solute-binding protein, Zn/Mn family, with the protein MKRFYLVVFLFAVSFLLFAGGKNDSSVGASAGGKAVLASTSWVAAIAKAGGAESVRILAPLDLRHPPEYELKPSDLAAASKADIIIYAGWEQFAKKLAETAGSAGVRIVTVNTSNTPEDLRAEAEKIARILGTEERFAEWWKNFEPFAEDLREKIIAAYPDRRAVVQRMQTPFAAWLGFEIIGEYGPAEPSPAVILQMVQLRPGLVIDNYHGPSGQPIAEAARASYAELLNFPGKDGTLSIEDVFRYNADVLIKAK; encoded by the coding sequence ATGAAACGATTTTACCTTGTTGTTTTTCTCTTCGCGGTTTCTTTCCTTCTTTTTGCGGGGGGCAAAAATGACAGCTCTGTCGGAGCATCAGCCGGAGGCAAGGCGGTGCTTGCTTCTACATCCTGGGTTGCGGCTATTGCCAAAGCCGGGGGCGCAGAAAGTGTGCGTATCCTGGCGCCATTGGATCTGCGGCATCCTCCGGAGTACGAGTTGAAGCCTTCGGATCTGGCGGCGGCAAGCAAGGCTGATATTATCATCTATGCCGGGTGGGAACAGTTCGCCAAAAAACTTGCCGAGACTGCGGGCAGCGCGGGGGTGCGGATAGTAACAGTTAATACCTCCAACACGCCGGAGGATCTCCGGGCGGAGGCTGAAAAAATAGCCCGTATCCTGGGCACGGAAGAGCGTTTTGCGGAGTGGTGGAAAAACTTCGAGCCCTTTGCGGAAGATCTGCGGGAAAAAATCATCGCCGCCTATCCTGACCGGCGGGCGGTGGTCCAGCGTATGCAGACCCCCTTTGCCGCATGGCTGGGCTTTGAAATCATCGGGGAATACGGCCCTGCGGAACCCTCCCCTGCGGTGATCCTGCAAATGGTGCAACTCAGGCCCGGTCTGGTAATCGACAATTACCACGGGCCGTCGGGACAGCCCATAGCGGAAGCAGCGCGGGCGTCCTACGCGGAATTGCTGAACTTCCCCGGCAAGGATGGAACCCTGAGCATAGAAGATGTGTTCCGCTACAATGCGGATGTCCTTATTAAGGCAAAGTAA
- a CDS encoding formylglycine-generating enzyme family protein, translating into MILNGYAKYFSAAGIFLFLLLFLCCNNPAGDDGDRGIKTPVKYREIIVVVPQGKTVLVNGSGSAGVFVEYRSIVLSPYGIARYETTWELWDEVCRWARSHGYSIANPGREGHGSTGTGNPNKGWTEAQRKARPATSMTWRDAIVWCNAYSEMSGLEPVYYEGEDGPVLRQSLNIMSHPPATTADLPFAKAGAEGYRLPAEAEWEFAARGGDQNTAGWNYEYPGSGTIDSVAWYLDNSSALGSAHADYGAHPAGSKGDGTGANQLSLYDMGGNVSEYCRDWYGDTDAIAADTAPEGPDMGAFAHRVMRGGGWNSYAADCMVTSRNYTRPWIGSPYVGFRVARSLGAE; encoded by the coding sequence TTGATTTTAAACGGGTACGCTAAGTATTTTTCTGCAGCAGGTATATTCCTGTTTCTCCTCCTGTTCCTGTGCTGCAATAATCCCGCCGGGGATGATGGCGACAGAGGCATAAAAACCCCGGTCAAGTACCGTGAGATTATCGTAGTTGTCCCCCAGGGAAAAACTGTGCTTGTCAACGGAAGTGGCAGCGCCGGTGTCTTTGTCGAATACCGTTCGATCGTCCTTTCGCCCTACGGCATAGCGCGGTACGAGACCACCTGGGAACTCTGGGACGAAGTATGCCGATGGGCTCGGTCTCACGGCTACAGTATTGCCAACCCCGGCAGGGAAGGCCACGGGAGTACCGGCACCGGTAACCCAAATAAGGGCTGGACCGAAGCCCAGCGGAAAGCCCGGCCCGCAACAAGCATGACCTGGCGGGATGCCATTGTGTGGTGCAACGCATACAGCGAAATGAGCGGCCTTGAACCAGTGTATTACGAAGGCGAAGACGGTCCCGTACTCAGGCAATCCCTCAATATTATGAGCCATCCGCCTGCGACAACAGCGGATCTGCCCTTTGCAAAGGCGGGGGCAGAAGGCTACAGGCTGCCCGCCGAAGCTGAATGGGAATTTGCCGCCAGGGGCGGGGATCAAAATACTGCGGGCTGGAATTATGAATATCCCGGGAGCGGCACCATCGACAGCGTGGCATGGTACCTCGATAATTCCTCCGCCTTGGGAAGCGCTCATGCCGATTACGGCGCTCATCCGGCAGGGAGCAAAGGGGACGGAACCGGCGCAAACCAGCTGAGTCTGTATGACATGGGCGGCAATGTTTCCGAATATTGCCGGGATTGGTACGGCGATACTGATGCTATTGCTGCGGATACAGCCCCCGAAGGCCCTGACATGGGAGCATTTGCCCACAGGGTCATGCGGGGCGGCGGCTGGAACAGTTACGCTGCCGATTGCATGGTCACAAGCCGGAACTATACCCGGCCCTGGATAGGGAGCCCCTATGTAGGGTTCCGTGTTGCAAGATCCCTGGGCGCTGAATAA